One region of Rhodocaloribacter litoris genomic DNA includes:
- a CDS encoding RagB/SusD family nutrient uptake outer membrane protein: MRTTYLCLICLLGLTACGDDFTLLAPESQRNAQTYYDQPTDMEVALNGVYDALQLAGTYSQSYWIMLEMRSDNTDQGADVTGLARELAVINDFQEIPTSEFVGNAWTDSYKGINRANTLLARLDDVEMDAARKERIRGEALFLRSLFYYNLAVLFGNIPLVLEETRSPNQPFEQVPASRIYQQIIADLQAAAERLPASYSGADIGRATKGAALTLLGKVYLTTGDKGTAAQVLRRVVDEFDYQLVENYADLWGPQNENNVESIFEVQYKAGGIGEGSPFTDTFDAQNRPTPDLIAAYEAGDLRKAASITEEGFCAKFPSDPFSQFDADNNFPVLRYADVLLMLAEALGESPEAYALINQVRARAGLAPIDDSTPGTFTEKLLHERQVELAFENHRWPDLLRFGVAESRMAAQGLQARPLFPIPQREIDVAPDVMTQNPGF, encoded by the coding sequence ATGCGAACGACCTATCTTTGCCTGATCTGCTTACTCGGGCTCACCGCATGCGGCGATGACTTTACGCTGCTCGCCCCCGAGTCCCAGCGCAACGCGCAGACCTATTACGACCAGCCCACCGACATGGAAGTCGCCCTCAACGGCGTCTACGACGCGCTCCAGCTCGCGGGCACCTACAGCCAGAGCTACTGGATCATGCTCGAGATGCGCAGCGACAACACCGACCAGGGCGCCGACGTCACGGGGCTGGCCCGCGAACTGGCCGTAATCAACGACTTCCAGGAGATCCCTACCAGCGAATTCGTCGGCAATGCCTGGACGGACTCCTACAAGGGAATCAACCGGGCCAATACCCTGCTGGCCCGCCTCGACGACGTCGAGATGGACGCCGCCAGAAAGGAGCGCATCCGCGGTGAGGCCCTTTTCCTCCGCTCCCTCTTCTACTACAACCTGGCCGTCCTCTTCGGCAACATTCCGCTCGTGCTCGAGGAGACACGCTCGCCCAACCAGCCCTTCGAGCAGGTGCCGGCAAGCCGGATCTACCAGCAGATCATCGCCGACCTCCAGGCTGCCGCCGAGCGCCTGCCTGCCTCGTACTCGGGTGCCGACATAGGCCGCGCCACGAAGGGAGCCGCTCTCACCCTGCTCGGCAAGGTGTACCTGACGACCGGCGACAAGGGAACCGCCGCTCAGGTGCTGCGGCGCGTCGTCGACGAGTTCGACTACCAGCTCGTAGAAAACTACGCCGACCTCTGGGGACCGCAGAACGAGAACAACGTCGAATCCATCTTCGAGGTCCAATACAAGGCCGGCGGCATCGGCGAAGGGAGCCCGTTCACGGATACGTTCGACGCGCAGAACCGCCCCACCCCGGACCTGATCGCCGCCTACGAAGCAGGCGATCTCCGCAAGGCCGCCTCGATCACAGAGGAAGGTTTCTGCGCCAAGTTCCCGAGCGACCCCTTCAGCCAGTTCGACGCGGACAACAACTTCCCCGTGCTGCGCTACGCGGACGTGCTGCTCATGCTGGCGGAGGCCCTGGGCGAGAGCCCCGAAGCCTACGCCCTGATCAACCAGGTACGGGCCCGGGCGGGTCTCGCCCCGATCGACGACTCCACCCCGGGCACGTTCACAGAGAAGCTGTTGCACGAGCGGCAGGTCGAACTCGCCTTCGAAAACCATCGCTGGCCCGACCTGCTCCGCTTCGGCGTCGCAGAATCCCGAATGGCCGCTCAGGGCCTGCAGGCCCGGCCCCTCTTTCCGATCCCGCAACGCGAGATCGACGTCGCACCGGACGTCATGACCCAGAATCCCGGTTTCTGA